In Clupea harengus chromosome 1, Ch_v2.0.2, whole genome shotgun sequence, one DNA window encodes the following:
- the spag9a gene encoding sperm associated antigen 9a isoform X1, with the protein MELEDGVVYQDDPGTTAMMSERVSGLASSIYREFERLIGKYDEDVVKELMPLVVAVLENLDSVFAENQEHEVELELLKEDNEQLITQYEREKALRKHAEEKFIEFEDSQEQEKKDLQKNVERMGSQSRQLELKIKNYVDQISRLEEREAELKKEFNSLHQRHTEMIHNYMEHVERIKLQQSGEASDTGTLGRIRKERPLSLGIFPTPGGNAALTPEVLGRGETPGTEGWRFNDLTHPRSNASLKQLEEEDSQKREGKRAQESWGNSLADDCKDELSDLTPMSTTASELGDGPDRNSKNMEVPAAPGTKSVSIGLADNEDKSDVQAIIESTPELDMDLSGYKGASTPTKGIENIAFDRNTESLFEELSSAGSGLIGDVDEGADLLVEYSGMGREVENLILENTQLLETKNALNVVKNDLIVRLDELICEKEGLQDDLDAVLEAKSKLEEKNKELDDEMKKMRVETEEAKKKTTDEDEEWDVQSDVTTAQRKRFTRVEMARVLMERNQYKERLMELQEAVRWTEMIRASRGNPDTSEKKKSSIWQFFSRLFSSSGSTTTSPALRKTPELGSNVKYNAPGSMMRKSSTFSQFPTEKSKAFDFLSEGLDPCSSPSRREMKRSQYREVKAHVQKEDGRQQAHGWSLPSKSKATNGGQVENKNLPVPVYLKPLELKDTAMKVWCAAGVNLSGGRLRDGSPLLAESGVAETDCLKQRKGSQSSLDQLEQQPQPEQDPQAEMSSRVWLCASTNSATKVLIMDASQPGTPMESFYVCNSHVLCIASVPGVLESDYPAGEEVPQDLEAGQGQGQGEGSLSGSVGSGGSDGALSGVSAVGCTSEGPPGGATSQPGGSPAGHSPRVNLSREASPDEDGVATAEEATEATEDEEEGHGAEPSQPGIYTEHVFTDPLGAQPTEPNSTTDTQAREVLGEADGGSPDSILQDSALDESQRMSSTLATMWMGAQNGCLYVHSAVARWKKCLHAVKLKDSILNIVHVKGRVLVALSDGTLAIFHRGQDCQWDLTNYHLLDLGRPHHSIRCMTVVHDKVWCGYRNKIYIVQPKAMRIEKSFDAHPRKESQVRQLAWVGDGIWVSIRLDSTLRLFHAHTFQHLQDVDIEPYVSKMLGTGKLGFSFVRITALMVSSSKLWVGTGNGVIISIPLSDGNKSAHGTPSRPGRAVRFYGEESVDNATPGSFVPYCSMAHAQLCFHGHRDAVKFFVAVPGQVSVPGLASVEVGPADPEAPSTDAQTQQLPQSMLVMSGGEGYIDFRQGDEGGETDEPLDSTMMRPAGATKTERSHIIVWQVATGDE; encoded by the exons atggAGTTGGAGGACGGAGTTGTGTACCAGGACGACCCGGGGACAACGGCTATGATGTCGGAAAGGGTCTCGGGCCTGGCCAGCTCTATTTACCGTGAATTTGAAAGGCTCATAGGGAAATACGACGAAGACGTTGTAAAAGAACTTATGCCGCTTGTTGTCGCGGTGCTGGAGAATCTGGATTCTGTTTTCGCAGAGAATCAGGAGCATGAAGTCGAGCTCGAACTGCTCAAGGAGGACAACGAGCAGCTCATCACCCAGTACGAGCGGGAGAAAGCACTAAGGAAGCATGCAGAGGAG AAGTTCATTGAGTTTGAAGACAGCcaggagcaggagaagaaggACCTTCAGAAGAATGTGGAGAGGATGGGATCTCAATCTCGCCAGCTTGAGCTCAAGATCAAGAACTACGTCGACCAAA TCAGCCGGCTGGAGGAGCGCGAGGCTGAGTTGAAGAAGGAGTTTAATTCACTCCATCAGCGCCACACAGAG ATGATCCATAACTACATGGAGCACGTGGAGCGTATTAAACTCCAACAGAGCGGAGAAGCGTCAGACACAGGAACTCTGGGAAGAATTCG GAAAGAGCGCCCCCTGTCTTTGGGGATCTTCCCCACGCCAGGCGGGAACGCTGCCCTCACCCCCGAGGTGCTCGGAAGGGGCGAGACGCCGGGTACGGAGGGCTGGAGATTCAACGACCTCACCCACCCACGCTCCAATGCCAGCCTCAAG cagctggaggaggaggactccCAAAAGCGGGAGGGTAAGAGGGCGCAGGAGTCTTGGGGAAATTCGCTGGCAGACGACTGCAAG GACGAGCTATCCGATTTGACCCCGATGTCCACCACAGCCTCGGAGCTTGGGGATGGTCCGGACAGGAACAGCAAAAACATGGAGGTGCCAGCCGCCCCCGGAACCAAGTCAGTTTCCATCG GTTTGGCTGATAATGAGGACAAATCCGATGTGCAGGCCATCATCGAGTCCACGCCAGAGCTGGACATGGACCTCAGTGGCTACAAGGGAgccag CACACCGACTAAAGGCATTGAGAACATAGCGTTTGATCGTAACACAGAGTCCCTGTTTGAGGAGCTGTCCTCCGCTGGCAGTGGCCTGATCGGAGATGTGGACGAGGGGGCCGACCTGTTAG tggaGTACTCTG GTATGGGTCGGGAAGTAGAGAACCTAATTCtagaaaacacacagctgctggAAACAAA AAATGCCCTGAACGTGGTGAAGAACGACCTAATTGTGCGCTTGGATGAGCTGATCTGTGAGAAGGAGGGGCTCCAGGACGATCTGGACGCTGTGCTGGAGGCCAAGAGCaagctggaggagaagaacaaggaGCTGGATGATGAGATGAAGAA gatgcgggtggagactGAGGAGGCCAAGAAGAAGACCACAGATGAGGATGAG gAATGGGATGTGCAGAGTGACGTGACGACGGCCCAGAGGAAGCGCTTCACGCGGGTGGAGATGGCCCGTGTGCTGATGGAGAGGAACCAGTACAAGGAGAGGCTCATGGAGCTGCAGGAGGCCGTCAGGTGGACCGAGATGATCCG gGCTTCACGGGGTAACCCTGACACCAGTGAGAAGAAGAAATCCAGCATCTGGCAATT ctTCAGCCGGCTCTTCAGCTCGTCGGGCTCCACGACGACCAGCCCGGCCCTGAGGAAGACTCCGGAGCTGGGCTCCAACGTGAAGTACAACGCCCCTGGCTCCATGATGAGGAAGAGCAGCACCTTCTCGCAATTCCCCACCGAGAAGTCCAAAGCCTTCGACTTCCTCAGCGAAGG GCTGGACCCGTGCAGCTCCCCGTCCCGGCGGGAGATGAAGCGCTCTCAGTACCGCGAGGTGAAGGCCCACGTGCAGAAGGAGGACGGGCGCCAGCAGGCCCACGGCTGGAGCCTCCCCAGCAAGTCCaag GCCACGAATGGAGGACAGGTTGAGAATAAGAACTTGCCTGTTCCTGTGTACCTGAAGCCCCTGGAGCTCAAAGATACTGCCATGAAG gtgTGGTGTGCGGCCGGAGTCAACCTCTCAGGAGGTAGGCTCCGAGACGGGAGCCCCCTGCTGGCGGAGAGCGGCGTAGCAGAGACTGATTGTCTCAAACAGAGGAAAGGTTCCCAGAGCAGCCTGGAccagctggagcagcagccACAG cCGGAGCAGGACCCCCAGGCGGAGATGTCCAGCCGCGTGTGGCTCTGCGCCAGCACCAACTCGGCCACCAAGGTCCTGATCATGGACGCCAGCCAGCCCGGCACGCCGATGGAGAGCTTCTACGTCTGCAACTCCCACGTGCTCTGCATCGCCAGCGTGCCAG GTGTACTGGAGTCGGACTACCCCGCTGGAGAGGAGGTGCCTCAGGACCTGGAGgcggggcaggggcaggggcagggggagggctCTCTGTCGGGCTCGGTGGGCTCTGGGGGCAGCGACGGGGCGCTGAGCGGCGTGTCAGCCGTGGGCTGCACCTCTGAggggccaccagggggcgccacGTCTCAACCCGGGGGATCCCCAGCAGGGCACAGCCCCAGAG TGAATCTCTCCAGGGAGGCCAGTCCGGACGAGGACGGCGTGGCCACGGCCGAGGAGGCGACAGAGGCCacggaggatgaggaggagggccATGGCGCGGAGCCCAGCCAACCTGGCATCTACACGGAGCACGTGTTCACCGACCCGTTAGGTGCCCAGCCTACGGAACCCAactcaaccacagacacacaagccag GGAGGTGCTGGGGGAGGCTGACGGTGGCTCCCCAGACTCCATCCTGCAAGACTCTGCACTAGACGAGAGCCAGAGGATGAGCAGCACCCTGGCCACCATGTGGATGGGCGCCCAGAATGGATG TTTGTACGTTCACTCGGCGGTGGCGCGCTGGAAGAAGTGCCTTCATGCTGTCAAGCTCAAAGATTCCATCTTAAACATTGT GCACGTGAAAGGCCGTGTCCTGGTAGCCCTGTCTGATGGGACTCTGGCCATCTTCCACAGAGGGCAAG ACTGCCAGTGGGACCTGACCAACTACCACCTGCTGGACCTGGGCCGGCCGCACCACTCCATCCGCTGCATGACGGTCGTCCACGATAAGGTGTGGTGTGGCTATCGCAACAAGATCTACATCGTCCAGCCCAAGGCCATGAGGATAGAg AAATCCTTCGATGCCCACCCTCGCAAAGAGAGCCAGGTCCGACAGCTGGCGTGGGTGGGGGACGGCATCTGGGTGTCCATCCGACTGGACTCCACCCTCCGCCTCTTCCATGCCCACACCTTCCAGCACCTCCAGGATGTGGACATCGAGCCGTACGTCAGCAAGATGCTGG GCACGGGCAAGCTGGGCTTCTCCTTCGTGAGGATCACCGCACTCATGGTGTCCTCCAGCAAGCTGTGGGTGGGAACAGGGAACGGCGTCATcatctccatccccctctcagACG GAAACAAATCAGCCCACGGCACCCCGAGCCGCCCAGGCCGTGCTGTCCGTTTCTATGGAGAAGAGAGTGTGGACAATGCCACGCCAGGCTCCTTCGTACCCTATTGCTCCATGGCCCACGCTCAGCTCTGTTTCCATGGCCACCGAGATGCAGTCAAGTTCTTTGTAGCAGTGCCAG GTCAGGTGTCTGTCCCTGGCTTAGCAAGTGTGGAGGTAGGCCCAGCAGACCCTGAGGCCCCGTCGACAGATGCCCAAACACAGCAGCTACCCCAGAGCATGCTGGTGATGAGCGGTGGTGAGGGGTACATCGACTTTAGACAGG gtgaTGAGGGTGGGGAGACGGACGAGCCTCTGGACTCCACCATGATGCGACCAGCGGGCGCCACCAAGACCGAGCGTAGCCACATCATCGTCTGGCAGGTTGCCACTGGTGACGAGTGA
- the spag9a gene encoding sperm associated antigen 9a isoform X3, with protein sequence MELEDGVVYQDDPGTTAMMSERVSGLASSIYREFERLIGKYDEDVVKELMPLVVAVLENLDSVFAENQEHEVELELLKEDNEQLITQYEREKALRKHAEEKFIEFEDSQEQEKKDLQKNVERMGSQSRQLELKIKNYVDQISRLEEREAELKKEFNSLHQRHTEMIHNYMEHVERIKLQQSGEASDTGTLGRIRKERPLSLGIFPTPGGNAALTPEVLGRGETPGTEGWRFNDLTHPRSNASLKQLEEEDSQKREGKRAQESWGNSLADDCKDELSDLTPMSTTASELGDGPDRNSKNMEVPAAPGTKSVSIGLADNEDKSDVQAIIESTPELDMDLSGYKGASTPTKGIENIAFDRNTESLFEELSSAGSGLIGDVDEGADLLGMGREVENLILENTQLLETKNALNVVKNDLIVRLDELICEKEGLQDDLDAVLEAKSKLEEKNKELDDEMKKMRVETEEAKKKTTDEDEEWDVQSDVTTAQRKRFTRVEMARVLMERNQYKERLMELQEAVRWTEMIRASRGNPDTSEKKKSSIWQFFSRLFSSSGSTTTSPALRKTPELGSNVKYNAPGSMMRKSSTFSQFPTEKSKAFDFLSEGLDPCSSPSRREMKRSQYREVKAHVQKEDGRQQAHGWSLPSKSKATNGGQVENKNLPVPVYLKPLELKDTAMKVWCAAGVNLSGGRLRDGSPLLAESGVAETDCLKQRKGSQSSLDQLEQQPQPEQDPQAEMSSRVWLCASTNSATKVLIMDASQPGTPMESFYVCNSHVLCIASVPGVLESDYPAGEEVPQDLEAGQGQGQGEGSLSGSVGSGGSDGALSGVSAVGCTSEGPPGGATSQPGGSPAGHSPRVNLSREASPDEDGVATAEEATEATEDEEEGHGAEPSQPGIYTEHVFTDPLGAQPTEPNSTTDTQAREVLGEADGGSPDSILQDSALDESQRMSSTLATMWMGAQNGCLYVHSAVARWKKCLHAVKLKDSILNIVHVKGRVLVALSDGTLAIFHRGQDCQWDLTNYHLLDLGRPHHSIRCMTVVHDKVWCGYRNKIYIVQPKAMRIEKSFDAHPRKESQVRQLAWVGDGIWVSIRLDSTLRLFHAHTFQHLQDVDIEPYVSKMLGTGKLGFSFVRITALMVSSSKLWVGTGNGVIISIPLSDGNKSAHGTPSRPGRAVRFYGEESVDNATPGSFVPYCSMAHAQLCFHGHRDAVKFFVAVPGQVSVPGLASVEVGPADPEAPSTDAQTQQLPQSMLVMSGGEGYIDFRQGDEGGETDEPLDSTMMRPAGATKTERSHIIVWQVATGDE encoded by the exons atggAGTTGGAGGACGGAGTTGTGTACCAGGACGACCCGGGGACAACGGCTATGATGTCGGAAAGGGTCTCGGGCCTGGCCAGCTCTATTTACCGTGAATTTGAAAGGCTCATAGGGAAATACGACGAAGACGTTGTAAAAGAACTTATGCCGCTTGTTGTCGCGGTGCTGGAGAATCTGGATTCTGTTTTCGCAGAGAATCAGGAGCATGAAGTCGAGCTCGAACTGCTCAAGGAGGACAACGAGCAGCTCATCACCCAGTACGAGCGGGAGAAAGCACTAAGGAAGCATGCAGAGGAG AAGTTCATTGAGTTTGAAGACAGCcaggagcaggagaagaaggACCTTCAGAAGAATGTGGAGAGGATGGGATCTCAATCTCGCCAGCTTGAGCTCAAGATCAAGAACTACGTCGACCAAA TCAGCCGGCTGGAGGAGCGCGAGGCTGAGTTGAAGAAGGAGTTTAATTCACTCCATCAGCGCCACACAGAG ATGATCCATAACTACATGGAGCACGTGGAGCGTATTAAACTCCAACAGAGCGGAGAAGCGTCAGACACAGGAACTCTGGGAAGAATTCG GAAAGAGCGCCCCCTGTCTTTGGGGATCTTCCCCACGCCAGGCGGGAACGCTGCCCTCACCCCCGAGGTGCTCGGAAGGGGCGAGACGCCGGGTACGGAGGGCTGGAGATTCAACGACCTCACCCACCCACGCTCCAATGCCAGCCTCAAG cagctggaggaggaggactccCAAAAGCGGGAGGGTAAGAGGGCGCAGGAGTCTTGGGGAAATTCGCTGGCAGACGACTGCAAG GACGAGCTATCCGATTTGACCCCGATGTCCACCACAGCCTCGGAGCTTGGGGATGGTCCGGACAGGAACAGCAAAAACATGGAGGTGCCAGCCGCCCCCGGAACCAAGTCAGTTTCCATCG GTTTGGCTGATAATGAGGACAAATCCGATGTGCAGGCCATCATCGAGTCCACGCCAGAGCTGGACATGGACCTCAGTGGCTACAAGGGAgccag CACACCGACTAAAGGCATTGAGAACATAGCGTTTGATCGTAACACAGAGTCCCTGTTTGAGGAGCTGTCCTCCGCTGGCAGTGGCCTGATCGGAGATGTGGACGAGGGGGCCGACCTGTTAG GTATGGGTCGGGAAGTAGAGAACCTAATTCtagaaaacacacagctgctggAAACAAA AAATGCCCTGAACGTGGTGAAGAACGACCTAATTGTGCGCTTGGATGAGCTGATCTGTGAGAAGGAGGGGCTCCAGGACGATCTGGACGCTGTGCTGGAGGCCAAGAGCaagctggaggagaagaacaaggaGCTGGATGATGAGATGAAGAA gatgcgggtggagactGAGGAGGCCAAGAAGAAGACCACAGATGAGGATGAG gAATGGGATGTGCAGAGTGACGTGACGACGGCCCAGAGGAAGCGCTTCACGCGGGTGGAGATGGCCCGTGTGCTGATGGAGAGGAACCAGTACAAGGAGAGGCTCATGGAGCTGCAGGAGGCCGTCAGGTGGACCGAGATGATCCG gGCTTCACGGGGTAACCCTGACACCAGTGAGAAGAAGAAATCCAGCATCTGGCAATT ctTCAGCCGGCTCTTCAGCTCGTCGGGCTCCACGACGACCAGCCCGGCCCTGAGGAAGACTCCGGAGCTGGGCTCCAACGTGAAGTACAACGCCCCTGGCTCCATGATGAGGAAGAGCAGCACCTTCTCGCAATTCCCCACCGAGAAGTCCAAAGCCTTCGACTTCCTCAGCGAAGG GCTGGACCCGTGCAGCTCCCCGTCCCGGCGGGAGATGAAGCGCTCTCAGTACCGCGAGGTGAAGGCCCACGTGCAGAAGGAGGACGGGCGCCAGCAGGCCCACGGCTGGAGCCTCCCCAGCAAGTCCaag GCCACGAATGGAGGACAGGTTGAGAATAAGAACTTGCCTGTTCCTGTGTACCTGAAGCCCCTGGAGCTCAAAGATACTGCCATGAAG gtgTGGTGTGCGGCCGGAGTCAACCTCTCAGGAGGTAGGCTCCGAGACGGGAGCCCCCTGCTGGCGGAGAGCGGCGTAGCAGAGACTGATTGTCTCAAACAGAGGAAAGGTTCCCAGAGCAGCCTGGAccagctggagcagcagccACAG cCGGAGCAGGACCCCCAGGCGGAGATGTCCAGCCGCGTGTGGCTCTGCGCCAGCACCAACTCGGCCACCAAGGTCCTGATCATGGACGCCAGCCAGCCCGGCACGCCGATGGAGAGCTTCTACGTCTGCAACTCCCACGTGCTCTGCATCGCCAGCGTGCCAG GTGTACTGGAGTCGGACTACCCCGCTGGAGAGGAGGTGCCTCAGGACCTGGAGgcggggcaggggcaggggcagggggagggctCTCTGTCGGGCTCGGTGGGCTCTGGGGGCAGCGACGGGGCGCTGAGCGGCGTGTCAGCCGTGGGCTGCACCTCTGAggggccaccagggggcgccacGTCTCAACCCGGGGGATCCCCAGCAGGGCACAGCCCCAGAG TGAATCTCTCCAGGGAGGCCAGTCCGGACGAGGACGGCGTGGCCACGGCCGAGGAGGCGACAGAGGCCacggaggatgaggaggagggccATGGCGCGGAGCCCAGCCAACCTGGCATCTACACGGAGCACGTGTTCACCGACCCGTTAGGTGCCCAGCCTACGGAACCCAactcaaccacagacacacaagccag GGAGGTGCTGGGGGAGGCTGACGGTGGCTCCCCAGACTCCATCCTGCAAGACTCTGCACTAGACGAGAGCCAGAGGATGAGCAGCACCCTGGCCACCATGTGGATGGGCGCCCAGAATGGATG TTTGTACGTTCACTCGGCGGTGGCGCGCTGGAAGAAGTGCCTTCATGCTGTCAAGCTCAAAGATTCCATCTTAAACATTGT GCACGTGAAAGGCCGTGTCCTGGTAGCCCTGTCTGATGGGACTCTGGCCATCTTCCACAGAGGGCAAG ACTGCCAGTGGGACCTGACCAACTACCACCTGCTGGACCTGGGCCGGCCGCACCACTCCATCCGCTGCATGACGGTCGTCCACGATAAGGTGTGGTGTGGCTATCGCAACAAGATCTACATCGTCCAGCCCAAGGCCATGAGGATAGAg AAATCCTTCGATGCCCACCCTCGCAAAGAGAGCCAGGTCCGACAGCTGGCGTGGGTGGGGGACGGCATCTGGGTGTCCATCCGACTGGACTCCACCCTCCGCCTCTTCCATGCCCACACCTTCCAGCACCTCCAGGATGTGGACATCGAGCCGTACGTCAGCAAGATGCTGG GCACGGGCAAGCTGGGCTTCTCCTTCGTGAGGATCACCGCACTCATGGTGTCCTCCAGCAAGCTGTGGGTGGGAACAGGGAACGGCGTCATcatctccatccccctctcagACG GAAACAAATCAGCCCACGGCACCCCGAGCCGCCCAGGCCGTGCTGTCCGTTTCTATGGAGAAGAGAGTGTGGACAATGCCACGCCAGGCTCCTTCGTACCCTATTGCTCCATGGCCCACGCTCAGCTCTGTTTCCATGGCCACCGAGATGCAGTCAAGTTCTTTGTAGCAGTGCCAG GTCAGGTGTCTGTCCCTGGCTTAGCAAGTGTGGAGGTAGGCCCAGCAGACCCTGAGGCCCCGTCGACAGATGCCCAAACACAGCAGCTACCCCAGAGCATGCTGGTGATGAGCGGTGGTGAGGGGTACATCGACTTTAGACAGG gtgaTGAGGGTGGGGAGACGGACGAGCCTCTGGACTCCACCATGATGCGACCAGCGGGCGCCACCAAGACCGAGCGTAGCCACATCATCGTCTGGCAGGTTGCCACTGGTGACGAGTGA